A genomic region of Tigriopus californicus strain San Diego chromosome 1, Tcal_SD_v2.1, whole genome shotgun sequence contains the following coding sequences:
- the LOC131887127 gene encoding regucalcin-like, with the protein MNAIENIGPQCYHLGEGPHWCQRRQLLFSVDIPGTAVCCYDPSKKSMTKLKIPGESISLIVPIEGQDDEFVISRGRTLSILKWTPGSDDYQIIRDLHEVDASQPKNRLNDGKCDAKGRLWAGTMGPQIEGRPGYVGALEATLYMIDAKGCHVKLTDVELSNGLGWSEDNKTMYFVDSPKRSVDAFDFDLETGDITNRRVFYHLDTDDIPGVPDGLTVDARDNIWLAAFSAGRVLEIDSKTGKLISQVEVPSNLTTSVTFGGKSLDELFVTTGRDLGDEKLRGPVDGSLFVLHSVKVQGRPAMDFVKP; encoded by the exons ATGAACGCCATTGAGAATATTGGTCCGCAATGCTACCATTTGGGCGAAGGTCCCCATTGGTGTCAACGTCGACAATTGCTCTTCTCCGTGGACATCCCGGGCACAGCGGTCTGTTGTTATGATCCATCAAAGAAGAGCATGACCAAGTTAAAG ATTCCAGGGGAGTCAATCAGTCTGATTGTACCCATTGAAGGGCAAGATGATGAGTTCGTCATCTCTCGAGGAAGAACTCTCTCGATCTTGAAATGGACTCCGGGGAGTGACGACTACCAAATTATCCGAGATCTTCACGAGGTGGACGCATCCCAGCCGAAAAATCGCTTGAATGATGGTAAATGCGATGCAAAGGGCCGCCTTTGGGCAGGCACCATGGGCCCACAGATTGAAGGTCGTCCGGGATATGTGGGTGCCCTGGAAGCAACGTTGTACATGATTGATGCCAAAGGCTGTCATGTAAAGCTCACGGACGTAGAATTGTCCAATGGATTGGGCTGGTCCGAGGATAATAAAACGATGTACTTTGTGGATTCACCCAAGAGAAGTGTGGATGCTTTCGATTTCGATCTGGAAACGGGCGACATCACCAATCGTCGAGTGTTTTACCACTTGGATACGGATGACATTCCAGGAGTGCCTGACGGATTGACCGTGGATGCCCGAGACAACATCTGGCTGGCCGCATTTTCTGCGGGACGG GTTCTGGAAATCGACTCAAAGACAGGTAAACTTATATCTCAAGTGGAGGTTCCCTCAAATCTTACAACATCAGTGACTTTTGGTGGGAAATCCTTGGACGAGCTCTTTGTGACGACAGGAAGAGACTTGGGCGATGAGAAATTACGAGGCCCCGTGGATGGATCACTATTTGTCCTCCACTCCGTCAAGGTTCAAGGTCGTCCCGCTATGGATTTCGTCAAACCATGA